From the genome of Vicia villosa cultivar HV-30 ecotype Madison, WI linkage group LG2, Vvil1.0, whole genome shotgun sequence, one region includes:
- the LOC131647138 gene encoding putative 12-oxophytodienoate reductase 11 — protein MGSITIDPIPLVTPYKMGKFNLSHRVVMAPLTRTRSYNNVPQPHAIPYYSQRASQGGLLIAEATGVSDTAQGYPDTPGVWTKEQVEAWKPIVDAVHAKGGVFFLQIWHVGRVSNSIYQPNGQAPISSTDKSLTSNDVQKFTAPRRLRTDEIPNIVNDFKLAARNAIEAGFDGVEIHGAHGYLLDQFMKDSVNDRTDEYGGSLENRCRFTLEVVEAVANEIGGERVGIRLSPFAEYGESGDSNPNALGLYMANALNKYGIQYCHMVEPRLIHTFDPVETPHSLEPMRKAFNGTFMVAGGYNRQDGNNAIAENRADLVVYGRWFISNPDLPKRFALDAPLNKYNRETFYSSDPVLGYTDYPFLE, from the exons ATGGGTTCTATCACTATTGATCCAATTCCTCTTGTTACACCTTACAAAATGGGAAAATTCAATCTCTCTCACAG AGTTGTTATGGCACCACTCACTAGAACAAGATCCTACAACAACGTTCCACAACCTCATGCTATCCCCTATTACTCTCAGAGAGCATCTCAAGGAGGTCTTCTCATAGCAGAAGCTACTGGCGTATCTGACACTGCTCAAGGCTATCCAGATACACCAGGTGTTTGGACTAAAGAACAAGTGGAGGCATGGAAACCTATTGTAGATGCTGTTCATGCTAAAGGCGGTGTCTTTTTCTTACAGATTTGGCATGTTGGAAGGGTTTCAAATTCAA TTTATCAGCCAAATGGACAAGCCCCAATATCTTCTACTGATAAGTCACTCACAAGCAATGATGTACAAAAGTTCACGGCACCGAGACGTCTAAGGACAGATGAAATTCCTAATATTGTCAATGACTTCAAACTTGCTGCAAGAAATGCTATTGAAGCTG GTTTCGATGGGGTTGAAATCCATGGAGCTCATGGCTATCTACTGGATCAATTCATGAAAGATAGTGTGAATGATAGAACTGATGAATATGGTGGATCCCTTGAAAACCGTTGTCGGTTTACATTAGAAGTTGTTGAAGCTGTTGCAAATGAGATAGGAGGAGAAAGAGTTGGAATAAGATTATCACCATTTGCTGAATATGGAGAAAGTGGAGACTCCAATCCCAATGCTTTGGGACTTTATATGGCTAATGCCTTGAACAAATATGGTATTCAGTACTGCCACATGGTGGAACCAAGACTAATACATACCTTTGATCCGGTTGAAACCCCTCACAGTTTGGAGCCAATGAGAAAGGCTTTCAATGGAACTTTCATGGTTGCAGGAGGCTATAACAGACAAGATGGGAACAATGCAATAGCTGAAAACAGGGCAGATCTTGTAGTTTATGGTCGTTGGTTCATATCTAATCCAGATTTGCCAAAGAGATTTGCACTTGATGCTCCTCTCAACAAGTATAATAGGGAGACATTCTACTCTTCAGATCCAGTTCTTGGTTACACTGACTACCCTTTTCTTGAATGA
- the LOC131647137 gene encoding putative 12-oxophytodienoate reductase 11 — protein sequence MGSITIDPIPLVTPYKMGKFNLSHRVVMAPLTRTRSYNNVPQPHAILYYSQRASQGGLLIAEATGVSDTAQGYPDTPGVWTKEQVEAWKPIVDAVHAKGSVFFLQIWHVGRVSNSIYQPNGQAPISSTDKSITSNDVQKFTAPRRLRTDEIPNIVNDFKLAARNAIEAGFDGVEIHGAHGYLLDQFMKDSVNDRTDEYGGSLENRCRFTLEVVEAVANEIGGERVGIRLSPFAEYGESGDSNPNALGLYMANALNKYGIQYCHMVEPRLIHTFDPVETPHSLEPMRKAFNGTFMVAGGYNRQDGNNAIAENRADLVVYGRWFISNPDLPKRFALDAPLNKYNRETFYSSDPVLGYTDYPFLE from the exons ATGGGTTCTATCACTATTGATCCAATTCCTCTTGTTACACCTTACAAGATGGGAAAATTCAATCTCTCTCACAG AGTTGTTATGGCACCACTCACTAGAACAAGATCCTACAACAACGTTCCACAACCTCATGCTATCCTCTATTACTCTCAGAGAGCATCTCAAGGTGGTCTTCTCATAGCAGAAGCTACTGGTGTATCTGACACTGCTCAAGGCTATCCAGATACACCAGGTGTTTGGACTAAAGAACAAGTGGAGGCATGGAAACCTATTGTAGATGCTGTTCATGCCAAAGGCAGTGTCTTTTTCTTACAGATTTGGCATGTTGGAAGGGTTTCAAATTCAA TTTATCAGCCGAATGGACAAGCCCCCATATCTTCTACTGACAAGTCAATCACAAGCAATGATGTACAAAAATTCACGGCACCGAGACGACTAAGGACAGATGAAATTCCTAATATTGTCAATGACTTCAAACTTGCTGCAAGAAATGCTATTGAAGCTG GTTTCGATGGGGTTGAAATCCATGGAGCTCATGGCTATCTACTGGATCAATTCATGAAAGATAGTGTGAATGATAGAACTGATGAATATGGTGGATCCCTTGAAAACCGTTGTCGGTTTACATTAGAAGTTGTTGAAGCTGTTGCAAATGAGATAGGAGGAGAAAGAGTTGGAATAAGATTATCACCATTTGCTGAATATGGAGAAAGTGGAGACTCCAATCCCAATGCTTTGGGACTTTATATGGCTAATGCCTTGAACAAATATGGTATTCAGTACTGCCACATGGTGGAACCAAGACTAATACATACCTTTGATCCGGTTGAAACCCCTCACAGTTTGGAGCCAATGAGAAAGGCTTTCAATGGAACTTTCATGGTTGCAGGAGGCTATAACAGACAAGATGGGAACAATGCAATAGCTGAAAACAGGGCAGATCTTGTAGTTTATGGTCGTTGGTTCATATCTAATCCAGATTTGCCAAAGAGATTTGCACTTGATGCTCCTCTCAACAAGTATAATAGGGAGACATTCTACTCTTCAGATCCAGTTCTTGGTTACACTGACTACCCTTTTCTTGAATGA
- the LOC131647136 gene encoding putative 12-oxophytodienoate reductase 11: MGSDSTADPIPLLTPYKMGNFNLSHRVVMAPLTRMRSYNNVPQPHAILYYTQRASQGGLLIAEATAVSDTAQGFPHAPDIWTKEQVEAWKPIVDAVHAKGSIFFCQIWHAGRVSNSIYQPNGQAPISSTDKSFTSNEEQQFTPPRRLRTDEIPDIVNDFKLAARNAIEAGFDGVEVHGAHGYLLEQFMKDKVNDRTDEYGGSLENRCRFALEVVEAVVNEIGAERVGIRLSPFTEYKESRDSNPNALGLYMANALNKYNILYCNVVEPRLLHTFDPVESPHSLMPLRKAFNGTFMVAGGYNRQDGNNAIAENRADLVAYGRLFISNPDLPKRFALNAPLNKYNRETFYTSDPVVGYTDYPFLE; the protein is encoded by the exons ATGGGTTCTGATAGTACTGCTGATCCAATTCCTCTTCTTACACCTTACAAGATGGGCAATTTCAATCTCTCTCACAG AGTTGTTATGGCACCACTCACTAGGATGAGATCATACAACAACGTTCCTCAACCTCATGCTATTCTCTATTACACTCAGAGAGCATCTCAAGGTGGTCTTCTCATAGCTGAAGCTACTGCTGTTTCTGATACTGCTCAAGGCTTTCCACACGCACCAGATATTTGGACTAAAGAGCAAGTGGAAGCATGGAAACCTATTGTAGATGCTGTTCATGCTAAAGGCAGTATCTTTTTCTGTCAAATTTGGCATGCTGGAAGGGTTTCAAATTCAA TTTATCAGCCGAATGGACAAGCCCCAATATCTTCTACGGACAAGTCATTCACAAGCAATGAAGAGCAACAATTCACTCCTCCAAGACGACTAAGGACAGATGAAATTCCTGATATTGTCAATGACTTCAAACTTGCTGCAAGAAATGCTATTGAAGCTG GATTTGATGGGGTTGAAGTTCATGGGGCTCATGGCTACTTACTTGAACAATTCATGAAAGATAAAGTGAATGACAGAACAGATGAATATGGTGGATCCCTGGAGAATCGTTGTCGATTTGCTTTGGAAGTTGTTGAAGCTGTTGTGAATGAGATAGGAGCTGAACGAGTTGGAATTAGATTATCGCCATTTACAGAATATAAAGAAAGCCGGGACTCCAATCCCAATGCGTTGGGACTTTATATGGCTAATGCCTTgaacaaatataatattttgtaCTGCAACGTGGTGGAACCAAGACTACTACATACCTTTGATCCAGTTGAAAGCCCTCACAGCTTGATGCCACTGAGAAAGGCTTTCAATGGAACTTTCATGGTTGCAGGAGGTTATAACAGACAAGATGGGAACAATGCTATAGCTGAAAATAGGGCAGACCTTGTTGCTTATGGTCGTTTGTTCATATCTAATCCAGATTTGCCAAAGAGATTTGCACTCAATGCTCCTTTAAACAAGTATAATAGGGAGACATTCTATACTTCTGATCCTGTTGTTGGTTACACTGACTATCCATTTCTTGAATGA
- the LOC131650390 gene encoding secreted RxLR effector protein 161-like, whose amino-acid sequence MIDYRPFDTHMDSNVKLLLGQGEPLKYPGRYRRLAGKLNYLAVTRPYITFSVRIVIQFLNAPCDSDWNVVFRILKYIKNASGIGLLHEYKGDAKITCYSNANWSESPSNWRSTPEFCVLNEGNMISWRSKKQNTVAISNVEAEYRAMTVASKELA is encoded by the coding sequence ATGATTGATTATCGTCCTTTTGATACTCATATGGATTCCAATGTCAAGCTTCTTCTGGGCCAAGGGGAGCCATTGAAATATCCGGGAAGATATCGACGTCTTGCGGGTAAACTTAATTATCTTGCTGTCACCAGACCATATATTACATTTTCAGTGAGAATTGTGATCCAATTTCTGAACGCTCCTTGTGATAGCGATTGGAACGTAGTTTTTCGGATTCTCAAATATATAAAGAATGCATCAGGAATAGGACTATTACATGAATATAAGGGTGATGCTAAAATCACTTGTTATTCAAATGCAAATTGGTCCGAATCACCGTCAAATTGGAGATCCACTCCTGAATTTTGTGTTCTTAATGAAGGAAACATGATCTCATGGAGAAGCAAGAAACAAAACACAGTTGCAATTTCTAATGTTGAAGCTGAATATCGTGCTATGACAGTAGCCTCAAAGGAGCTTGCATGA